A portion of the Cryptomeria japonica chromosome 5, Sugi_1.0, whole genome shotgun sequence genome contains these proteins:
- the LOC131075560 gene encoding UDP-glycosyltransferase 74G1-like, with product MGSLDQQPGIKRPHVVVFPYPSQGHINPLMEFAKRLVSRNLHVTFITTERIREQMIKAQDGVTAHVTTVLQDIRIETISDGFSPDSEVMKDVDMIFDLLRKVGGLTFKQVIERLNSEGNTVSCIVYDSFLEWVPDIANRLNKIRHGPVGRDEMEKSIRTIMEGESGLDLRKNALQWKTLAKKAMVKGGSSDKSIDWFVHEVIARTTLA from the exons ATGGGGTCACTGGATCAGCAGCCAGGAATTAAGCGGCCTCATGTAGTAGTGTTCCCTTACCCATCCCAGGGTCATATTAATCCATTAATGGAGTTTGCCAAGAGGCTTGTCTCCAGAAACCTCCATGTGACCTTCATCACCACAGAGAGAATCAGAGAGCAAATGATAAAAGCTCAGGATGGAGTTACTGCTCATGTGACCACCGTTTTGCAAGATATAAGAATTGAAACAATTTCAGACGGGTTTTCTCCTGATTCTGAAGTGATGAAAGACGTAGACATGATATTTGATTTGTTGAGAAAGGTCGGAGGTCTTACATTTAAACAGGTGATAGAGAGGCTCAATTCTGAAGGCAATACAGTCTCTTGTATTGTTTATGACTCTTTTCTCGAGTGGGTTCCTGATATTGCTAACAG ATTGAATAAAATAAGACATGGGCCAGTTGGGAGGGATGAGATGGAGAAATCTATTAGGACAATTATGGAAGGTGAAAGTGGTTTGGACTTGAGGAAGAATGCTTTGCAATGGAAGACATTAGCAAAGAAAGCGATGGTGAAAGGTGGATCTTCTGATAAGAGTATTGATTGGTTTGTTCATGAGGTCATTGCTAGAACAACACTGGCTTGA